A genomic segment from Nicotiana tabacum cultivar K326 chromosome 7, ASM71507v2, whole genome shotgun sequence encodes:
- the LOC107775005 gene encoding uncharacterized protein LOC107775005 — MENFKCSMKLVHCLCLSRIFTNDRDSISFKIFGHDVSFTLEDFHIMCGLRITAHNIEKPFNQESTILKCYFGKSKGVSLKDIRKNVVNHAHICESDDDVVKLMKILIVESILFGKNTESCVIEEYASIVEDEKLCAEYPWGNVAYEKLIYSLKHALDKQNKHHATEYKLTRFPYPLCVWFYERFPDVRKKYVAENKYLDMPQLTTEVQRHAEKERSTIVNEVFDKFKKEERTVIVDAVFVKVKEYFDEKFEQLFMIVNKSN; from the exons ATGGAGAATTTCAAATGCAGCATGAAGTTGGTTCATTGTCTGTGTCTTTCTCGAATATTCACGAATGATCGAGACTCcattagtttcaagatttttggGCATGATGTTTCCTTCACCCTTGAAGACTTTCACATTATGTGTGGTTTGCGGATCACAGCACATAATATTGAAAAACCATTTAATCAAGAGAGCACTATTCTGAAGTGCTATTTTGGTAAGTCCAAGGGTGTGAGTTTGAAGGATATTCGAAAGAATGTTGTGAATCATGCACACATATGCGAGAGTGATGATGATGTAGTTAAGCTTATGAAAATTCTTATTGTAGAGTCTATTCTGTTTGGGAAAAATACCGAGTCATGTGTGATTGAAGAGTATGCATCTATCGTTGAAGACGAGAAGCTTTGTGCTGAATATCCTTGGGGTAATGTGGCTTATGAGAAACTCATTTATTCACTGAAACATGCATTGGACAAGCAGAACAAACATCATGCAACTGAGTATAAACTTACTAGATTTCCATATCCGTTATGTGTTTGGTTCTATGAGCGCTTCCCAGATGTTCGAAAGAAGTATGTAGCAGAGAATAAGTACCTTGATATGCCTCAG TTAACGACGGAGGTTCAAAGGCatgcagaaaaagaaagaagcacgATCGTGAATGAAGTTTTTGATAAGTTTAAAAAGGAGGAGCGAACTGTTATTGTGGATGCGGTTTTTGTAAAAGTGAAG GAATATTTCGATGAGAAGTTTGAACAGTTGtttatgattgtcaacaaatcaaattga
- the LOC107775004 gene encoding light-inducible protein CPRF2 produces the protein MDRVFSVDDDIGDHFWSTPPTADLGVDSPTTATAASYSKMMNRSSSEWAFQRFLQEATAAGTSTSSHPQPPTMTASSSSSSHQNDVVEIKDENLSTPNLNPSTALNSKPASSFGLTPPPNIAVDSEEYQAFLKSQLHLACAAVALTRGKSLNPQDSGSTAHDKGSETASAAQSGSHVSTLGSSQEMAKIQDKDAGGPVGIPSLPPVQKKPVVQVRSTTSGSSREQSDDDEAEGEAETTQGMDPADAKRVRRMLSNRESARRSRRRKQAHLTELETQVSQLRVENSSLLKRLTDISQKYNEAAVDNRVLKADVETLRAKVKMAEETVKRVTGLNPLFQAMSEISSMVMPSYSGSPSDTSADAAVPVQDDPKHHYYQQPPNNHMPTNDPRIQNGMVDVPPIENVQQNPATAAVGGNKMGRTASMQRVASLEHLQKRIRGEISSCGTQGRGEQ, from the exons atGGATAGGGTGTTTTCAGTGGACGATGACATTGGCGACCACTTCTGGTCGACGCCGCCGACGGCGGACTTAGGCGTTGATTCACCAACCACTGCCACCGCCGCCTCCTACTCAAAGATGATGAATCGCAGCTCTTCCGAGTGGGCTTTTCAGCGCTTCCTCCAAGAAGCCACCGCCGCCGGTACCTCCACTTCATCTCACCCTCAGCCACCTACAATGACGGcgtcttcatcttcatcttcgcACCAAAACGATGTCGTGGAGATCAAGGATGAGAATCTTTCTACTCCTAATTTAAATCCCAGTACGGCGTTGAACTCGAAGCCGGCGTCGTCGTTTGGCCTCACACCTCCACCGAATATTGCCGTTGATTCTGAAGAGTATCAAGCATTCCTCAAAAGCCAACTCCATTTGGCTTGCGCCGCCGTTGCTTTGACTCGc GGCAAGAGTTTAAACCCTCAGGATTCAGGTTCTACAGCTCATGACAAAGGATCAGAGACTGCTAGTGCAGCTCAATCAGGATCGCACGTCTCCACTTTAG GATCTAGtcaggaaatggcaaaaattcAAGATAAGGATGCTGGTGGGCCAGTTGGAATTCCCTCCTTGCCCCCGGTGCAAAAGAAACCTGTGGTGCAGGTGAGGTCAACAACCAGTGGTTCATCTAGAGAGcaatctgatgatgatgaagctGAAGGAGAAGCAGAAACAACTCAAGGCATGGATCCAGCTGATGCAAAACGTGTAAGGAG AATGCTTTCAAATAGAGAATCAGCCAGACGTTCAAGGAGAAGAAAGCAGGCCCATCTGACAGAACTAGAGACACAG GTTTCTCAACTCAGAGTAGAAAACTCCTCTCTACTGAAACGTCTGACTGACATAAGCCAGAAATACAATGAAGCAGCGGTTGATAATCGAGTCTTGAAAGCAGATGTTGAGACATTAAGAGCGAAG GTGAAGATGGCTGAAGAAACTGTTAAAAGAGTTACTGGGTTAAATCCGTTATTCCAAGCTATGTCAGAGATTTCCTCAATGGTAATGCCATCCTACTCTGGTAGTCCTTCAGACACATCGGCAGACGCTGCTGTACCTGTGCAAGATGATCCAAAACATCACTACTACCAACAGCCGCCAAATAATCATATGCCAACCAATGATCCTAGAATCCAAAATGGTATGGTGGATGTTCCTCCAATAGAAAATGTACAGCAGAATCCTGCAACAGCAGCAGTTGGGGGGAACAAGATGGGTAGAACAGCTTCAATGCAGCGGGTTGCTAGCTTGGAACATCTGCAGAAGCGCATCCGTGGTGAAATCAGTTCCTGTGGAACTCAAGGCCGTGGAGAGCAATAA